In Bacteroidota bacterium, a genomic segment contains:
- a CDS encoding glycosyltransferase → MQNISASIVVYNTDEEILEESISSYLDAEYSGELWIIDNTANGRYNYLANKYDRIHYYLSDENLGYGKAHNIAIRHFLEKTKYHLVLNPDVSFTGDVIKELLIYLENNERTGLIAPKAEYPDGSLQSNGRLIPSPGHLLFRRFFSDKKDNDDINNRYELKFNQEEPYQAPVILGSFMLFRNSALREVGLFDERFFLYPEDIDISRRMFEKYKNIIYTERNFIHHHEQASYKDLKTLWIHSKEMIKYFNKWGWFIDACRSVSNNKVLKGYI, encoded by the coding sequence ATGCAAAATATATCCGCTTCGATAGTTGTTTATAATACAGACGAGGAAATTCTAGAAGAAAGTATTTCAAGTTATCTTGATGCAGAATATTCAGGAGAGTTATGGATTATAGATAACACGGCAAATGGCAGATACAACTATCTGGCAAATAAATATGACAGGATTCATTACTATTTAAGTGATGAAAATCTCGGTTATGGTAAGGCCCATAATATTGCTATACGCCATTTTTTGGAAAAGACTAAATATCATTTGGTTTTAAACCCCGATGTCTCATTTACAGGAGATGTTATTAAAGAACTGTTGATCTATTTGGAAAATAATGAAAGAACGGGTCTTATAGCTCCTAAGGCAGAATACCCAGACGGAAGTTTACAAAGTAATGGCAGGTTGATACCAAGTCCCGGTCACCTGTTGTTTCGCAGATTCTTTTCCGATAAAAAGGATAATGATGATATTAATAATAGATATGAATTAAAATTTAATCAGGAAGAACCTTATCAGGCACCTGTTATTCTTGGAAGTTTTATGCTTTTTAGAAACTCTGCATTAAGGGAGGTTGGCTTATTCGATGAGAGGTTTTTTCTGTATCCTGAAGATATTGATATTTCCCGCAGGATGTTTGAGAAGTATAAAAATATAATATATACTGAAAGGAATTTCATACATCACCATGAGCAGGCATCGTATAAGGATTTAAAAACATTATGGATTCACAGTAAAGAAATGATAAAATATTTTAATAAATGGGGATGGTTTATTGATGCTTGTCGTTCTGTTTCAAATAACAAGGTGTTAAAAGGGTATATATAA